The Vibrio ishigakensis genome has a window encoding:
- a CDS encoding 3-oxoacyl-ACP synthase III family protein — translation MSATFLPGAVSLLAASHQFPPQQLSNTQLISALEQLSGKRYAKVAARIAPYLGIEQRHFSRSIEKAVSRPNPSNSDLAEQTVRALVSQSFITLDDIDYLIGHTTTPDTQLPPSIAWVAEKLRYRGAFMELRQACTGFANSLQIAIPRIAMLGKPVVIVGSETGSVYFDYQPDFLDQPQLINYMQMGDGAGGVIVAPEAHQGIGIISDCFTGQIGIDKSPGLSLDGGSLPAYTQDTKARFHHDASKVRENGQALFEASIQALKSRGYQLRDFDYIIPHQASGHIDTMLSEALDIDPNKIINDAKHWGNLGSAAIWCSFSNLVNNGELKAGAKIAVLGAEATKYMFGGFVYTHGCTARENGF, via the coding sequence ATGAGCGCGACATTCTTACCAGGTGCAGTTTCTTTACTCGCTGCTAGCCATCAATTTCCACCACAACAACTCAGCAATACGCAATTGATATCGGCACTCGAACAATTATCAGGTAAGCGCTACGCCAAAGTAGCGGCTCGTATAGCTCCCTACTTGGGAATTGAACAGCGTCATTTCTCACGAAGCATCGAAAAAGCCGTCAGTCGCCCAAATCCTTCTAATTCAGATCTTGCTGAGCAAACCGTTCGTGCCCTAGTCAGTCAATCCTTCATAACACTCGATGACATTGATTATCTTATCGGTCACACCACCACACCGGATACACAGCTGCCGCCAAGCATCGCGTGGGTGGCTGAAAAACTTCGATATCGAGGCGCTTTTATGGAGCTTAGGCAAGCGTGCACAGGCTTTGCGAATTCACTGCAAATCGCGATCCCTCGGATTGCTATGTTAGGTAAACCTGTGGTGATAGTGGGCAGTGAAACAGGTTCTGTTTATTTTGATTATCAGCCGGATTTTTTGGACCAACCTCAGCTTATCAATTACATGCAAATGGGCGACGGTGCTGGGGGAGTCATAGTAGCGCCTGAGGCACATCAAGGGATTGGTATCATCTCAGATTGCTTTACAGGGCAGATAGGTATTGATAAGTCTCCCGGGCTGTCACTTGATGGTGGCTCGCTACCAGCATATACCCAAGATACCAAGGCACGCTTTCATCACGATGCGAGCAAGGTACGTGAAAATGGTCAGGCGCTATTTGAGGCGAGCATTCAGGCATTGAAAAGCCGAGGCTACCAGCTTCGTGACTTCGACTACATCATTCCTCACCAAGCCAGTGGTCATATCGATACTATGCTATCAGAAGCGTTGGATATTGACCCAAATAAGATTATCAACGATGCCAAGCATTGGGGTAATTTAGGCTCGGCTGCGATTTGGTGCAGTTTCTCCAATCTAGTGAATAATGGTGAGCTAAAGGCGGGAGCAAAGATCGCAGTCTTGGGGGCCGAAGCTACTAAATATATGTTTGGTGGGTTTGTTTATACTCATGGATGTACGGCTCGAGAAAACGGTTTCTGA